aaagaccttctcttacttaggcctttcactaagagtatatctcttagattttttctctcttgggatgtgtatagcaaatgatcttaatgatatcttacaaatgaaccataagctacctatttataggaatgaatttcctatgatgaggtaagcgcttacatcacgactattatgaggtaagcgcttacatcacgactatgtgaacaaaagaattgacttgtttggccaattccacacctaacatcTGATACGGGAGGTCCATTCATAAACTTTGATCTTCATATTCTCGAGGAGAAGTTTAAGGTTAAAATTTTCACTTTCTTTTCGGTTGAACGAGATCTACTTAAGAGTTATTGAGGTAAACATACAATTTTACTCATACTCCCGAACACTGGGATAACATAATGTATAGATTAACACAAagttagaagaagaagaaaaaaaacaagTTCCGGTTATGGACAAGAAAAAAGTAAACTGATGAACCAAGTTATCATCCAATTGAAAACAAGTGAATATTTTTAGAAAAGCAGAGGAATAACTGTTTATTATGAGGCATGGATGCAAGTCCCAAAAGTTGGTAGAGCAATAAGACCTAAAGAGCAGTGAGTTTCAAAGTTTGAAGTAACAAAGAACACTGCAACAGAAGGCAGCTAAGAGAAAGAAGGTGGGGAAGAGACTTTGAACTGATTTGATCGTGATTTGCATTCGGAAGGATTCAGTTGATGGACGATGCTGTACGATTTCTTCAACAATGATGTCAATCGTGGCCTAGCTTTCACAAACTCTAATGGTTAatattgacttttttttttccttcaaaattaTAACTAATTATTCTGTTAAGTTTTTAACTTCCGTTAGTTTGAGGGACCCAAATCACATGTTTACTGAAAGTTAAATATGCTCAGTCAAAATACACAAGAATTAGAACTGGAATAAGACTATAAATCAGGGACAAAAATCGCCATTTGGCCTTAAAATTTATTTttgtaactcttttttttttttttttttttgtgtgtgtttttgGTACTCTtgctttttgttttgttttgtaacACTATATTAGTTGTAAAGGTAATTTGACAATTTCTAAATATTAAATCTTATGAAAGTTCTTGGAAGTTAGAAAACAACGTTTTTTCTTAaagtattgttgacacccaattttgtccctcctttatttaattttatttactcgggcttctaaatttgctgacgagctaaatactttattttcactactattaatatcgctacttttatttttcaacattataagtattactctatcacagattttaaacggttagtcatcgtttcgttttttcgggtttggactcgttaaatttatTACAAGACCACAtttttgcaaaatctttattcttctacatattaattgtctttacataatatatattataccagttattaaattagaatcccaaaATATTTTAGCGGAGGAAcggtcaacaattttcagccaattaatggcttaaaatacaaatgcaatattattttcctacccaaataaacaacccacattttaatacccaacccacatttatatcagcccatatttaaattaatagacCGGCCCAAACGAATTATTGGCCAGCCCATTACCCGACCCGATCCAGCCCATCCATTTCCCCTCCCCTTTTAACCCTAATCCCATTTCCGCCtctttcttttcctcttcttctttttccgcCTCCctcctctctccctctctccctTTCGCCACCGCTCCCACCTCCCACTATTTCCGCTCTCTCCACTCACCTTTGTCCCCCacttcgtctctctcccacgctcctctctttaccaacgaaaccctataaatataaATGCAAGTTGAATCGTTTAGAAAAACGGGGATGAACTGAGGAGAAGGATCTGGAACCACAAAACcccctacaaaacacaagttttaatcataAAAAAGAGTCTTACCCAAAAAATAACAGCTAATGTATCACTCTATTTTTATTTTGGTCTGAAGCCTTAATTACTTTAATCGGTTACGAGTTCGTCGTGttcgagtagattcgtgaccgtcgacacccacttcactgcacccacaaaaggtcagtgtatttttctttgctttatttcgAATCATAAAGTTTCGATGTGTtcatgtatgttgttgttgcaatCGTTTTAATTTTAGTTTAAAAGTTAACAGCATTGATATGTTTGTGTCTTACCTTAGTTTAGTTTTCAATTTTACTTAGTTATACGGTGTTGGTTTAGAATACATATCGATTGATAGTTACGCCTTTCGATCTTGGGTCAGCCTTAGCTTAATTTCTTAATGTAAGTTGGTTTAGTCAATCTGTGCGTGTGCGAATATTGCTGATTACAACAGGTATATATGAGTCCGTTCCATGTTAAAAGAATAGTGATTGATTTTGAGCATTGTTTTTGGGCTGCTGTGTGCTATGACGATTTCAAAACGAGTTAACTTAAGCAATCGAAAATCATTTCTGTAACCAACCTACTCTATGTCTTGTTTTCATCTCCATGTTTGTTAAATATGTCCATTTACAGATATGAATATCCTTGTTGAATACGGTTGTTTTGTGTGAATTGGTGTTGGTTGTTGGTTTAGTTCATGTTTGGTTTAAGTTTAGTATGCATGTGTTGTTTTGTGGATAATCTGGTCCTCTTTTGTTTGTTTAATAATAACAGTATAGACATGAGTTTTAAGCATAAATTATTGTCCTAGTGCGTATTCTAAGCAGTTGGGATCAAAGGAATATGTTACGAATAATTAGTTTCAGCTCTTGTCTTAGCAGTTTAGAGAAAATACAATGATACGTGGTTACTTAAGCTCAATCTAGGTAGTATAATATGTTAACAAGAATTCTACAAACTGAAATGTCTCCTTTAAATGGTTCTTGGATATTGCTTAAATCTGCTGAATATGTTTAAAGTCTGATTTCAGTGTCTGAAGAAATTTGGGGATACTAATTCCTTTTGGTTCTGTTTCGATCTAGTACTTAGTATTTTAACTTGTTTTCAATTCTGTTGCTGCGTGATATCTCCAATTAATTTCTTAGCTCTAcgtttctgttttgtttagagtcCAACATGGCTTGGTTGATTTTGTAAACGTCTTAACTCTACTTTGTTTTGGTGTGTGAGTTGTGAAGTGTGAATCGTTTACGAATTTTTAGTACTCTTTATCTGCTCAAAATGATTTAGTATGGGCTTTTAGATTATGTGATTTAGCCTTCAAATGCATATGTGTTTAGTTTTACATTCCTGTTTTCATTTGAATATGTTCTCGTTTTCAGTTGAATAGTCAGCCTTTGGTTTTCCTTTCGTAGTTTAAAACGTATATTTCTCTGAAGCTATAGTTATGTAGCTACTGGTCTGGTGTGTCTGTTTGTAGATTACCTAAGATAAAATCTTATTTGTGTATATGTTGAGACGATTGGGAAAATAATGTTctcttaaaaaaaaagggtgaaGTATTAAGGGTAGGAATATGTTAAGGACAGTCCTATTAAGATTTTGTATCATGGCTTTGGTCATTATGATGCATTGCAATACACGGGCTTTAGATTGAACAAACTTCCTTTCTCTTCTAAGCATTGAAATCGTTTATTTTCTGAACTGATATGCATCAGCTGAATCTGTTGTAGCAAATATGCTAGAAGGATTAGGGTTGTCTCATCTGGAATAGTTGTGTTAAGGATTTAGTAGCTTAATGGTCCTACATGGTCATATATGGGTTAGTCTGTTGTTTAATTTTGATTACTTAGTTTAAGACCTGATGTTgccttttaaaagaaaaaatgtgATTGAGCACGTTAACTCCCTTGGTTGCTGGATTTTTTTTAAGAGGTACTTATTGCTAGAAAGCAGTTTTTGTTCTCATGTTCATCATCGTCAGTTATGACTTCACTATGCTATATTCTGAatcggtaaaaaaaaaaaaatcaaaatgcaACGATATGTCATAGCTCCATGTATTTCTAATGTGAAAAACATGTTGCTGTGGATTATTTGGGGTCTTTGTACTCTTTGATTTATACTCTCTTATTGTGGTGATGTTTCTTCCTCTCCATTGAATTACAAGTCTATAGGACACTTCAAGGTCTCAGTAGGTATAAAAGATGAAAATTATATGAGGTTTATATGCTAAAAGGTGAATTCTAGTCTTGTGCATGAGTCAACAGATGTTTCTGTGCATTTTGGCTTCTTTTCATTACGTTTGGTCTTTGTACATTTTCCTATTACTACGTTGTGCTATGACTACAAAGGATTATAAGTGTCACTTCCCTATAAGAGTATCCCAGAACAGACCATGAATTATCACCTACATGAAACATGTTCAAAGCAACTTGGATCCTGCTATGTCCTCTCCAAGTGTGAAATGACAAATGTGTGATCAATATATAAGATTCTAGACTGTTAGCATGTGTTGAATATGTGCTTAAGATGGAACAAATATAATACTTGTTTCAATGCCTGAAAAAGACCCACCTGATGCAACTAATTTACACTTTAGCCTAAATATGCACGTTGAAATTTGACAAGATGAGCATGGTCCCCTATCCTACGTTTTCTTCCTTCACTTCTGAAAACTTTTGAGTGTCAACTAAGATGGCTTTATTTCAAAGTAATTATTACACAGTGTATGAGTTTTCTGCCAGTTTAAGGATCTGTGCTTGTTCCCTTTAGCTTTGAAATGCCTTTATTTTAGTGGTTTAAGGTTACTTTATGATTATATCCTGCACAACTTGgatataatttttcatgaatcaaaaaaaataattctttCTTTGTATCCCATGTTGAATTCAAATAGCAGTACGAGAATCATGTTTTATAAGTTAGGAATCATTGTAATAGTTTTCAGTTGTTAAGAAGAATTACAAAACATACCTTCTTTTATTTGGAGATCATGCTTATATAGGATGATATTAATCTTTACTTTGAATGGATGTCATAATGTTGCTCTGTGCCAGCGCtataaacattttttttgtttcttgtgtTACCAAGAATCATATTTCCCCTCTATACCTCTTTATGAATGGGTATACATGAGACATACTCgaacatatacaatatatacataatctactgatttgttttgaacttatattttacatgtttaatcttATTCGTTGAGTAGAtactaatctttttttttcttttatgcatgaccatcgtatACGAGTCCGAGGACTCGTCATCtcctgcattcggtgttgggtcaAAGCCCAACAAAAATCTtcttctcgagtcagccccatccGCAACcaagaaatcaaaaaaaaaaaatctgggctGAGGCCCATAACAGTGGCAGCGAACAACAGCAATCcagcccatttaaatcattttacttctttattttattttctttgtgcaTTTACTTTGTAATTACGTGACTAAcacttttttcttattttgtctttccttagctagaatgaaccttagTGGCATTAagggtttagtttagtaatgggtagttaattccacaaattacattcacttctattttttttaaaactatttatagtatctatagcatttatttgagtaatggattttcaaaatagcatgactacatcatttgggttaaaggaatcatttctCATTATTACCACCTTAGGAATTTCAAAATATCACTAACACACAAAATATGAATCCAATTGTATTTTCATAAACATTTTTTCAAGATTTactcaattatacatatttttagccgaaatttgttaaataaagaatgataaaaatggaaagaaattcatgaccttttcatcatatttaagaacataagtccaggcattcatattcatataatatcattTTTACTTAAAGATCACTTTGGTCAAATTatcttttaaaaggctattatttataggaaaatcatcctttttttttacaaattttattttttgaataacattactatattttttatttagggccttagcaatatctttaagtatcatttaacatttagaatcttctcttacgcaaattattatgttttcacaagtattattttaaacaacactattatactttcgtttaaaaccttaacaatatttataagtcgtattttaaAATAGCTTTCGAagtattcttttatacaaattattacctTCTACAAATCCTATTTTTCAAACAACATTTCTATATATCTATCTGTAACTTTAGCTatatttacaaagctattttctttttttataatactatatttacacttagcctaattaattataagtccggtcggttaaccattgttaatgggtcttaaagggtgcttaataccttccctttagactaattgaacccttacctagaatcttaagtttcgcagaccttaaacagagttaactttaaacataactttaataaacttcaggtgtcctaattcaccgtaaataattaggcggcgactccttaaaacaaaccaaacaaaaaataggaatctccaatatgttgtacttctaatttaacccgattaaaatggggtatgacaagtATATTTAAACTTCCTTTTGATTTTCAAACAAATACAtgcaccaaagttgttcttcttcttctttgactGAAATTTTTGGGATTAAAGTCTTTAGTTGTTCAAATTAACTTTTAGCTTATGTCGgattaacttaattttttttttctcaattaacCCATTTTtgggaagaattttttttttacgatattcaagtaatataaaaatatttgATGCTACAAATTGTTGTACGATTACGTCAAtgaagttaacttataaataaagatGACATTTGGAATTAAATTACTAAAAGTCTTGATGAAATACTTTTGCAGATGTTCCTTCAAATTAAGTCATACAAAAGAACTATCAACGAATGTGGTGCAGCGGATGGGGCTACTCTTCGCTTAATCAGAGGTCTCGAGTTTGAGCCCTAGGTATAGAaaaatcctttggtagggagcgctcaccccccaccccaccccccacctCCCCCGAATGGAGCCTAACGCGATGCGAATCTGGATATGATCGGGCTCTAATGCGAATACCGAATACCAGGTGGGGTACAAAAGGAATTGAAaagttaataaaattatttattatacttactttagtttttccttttgCTTATAACAAGCAtgttaagaattttttttttttcttaatttttttttttttttttttttagaaatctaTATTGTAGTTTCTTAAAGGTGTTTGTAGCTTTAGTATTTCATGTTTAACTAACCATTTATCCtaatttttcttgttctttttcttttttggaaaaAGAAACCATTTGTCCTAAATTTGCTAGCTAAGACTAAACAACAATCCAAAATGTTACTTGGTGCTATTTCCACTCTTAAAGTAGCCTCAACTCCTGAATTtcgagaaaataaaaaaaatagtttcttaTCTTTGGTAGGTTTAACAAAATTTGTTTGATACGCGAGGTAAGGTGGAATATCTCAGAATTAAGTCTGAGACTAATTTTATACTCTGTTTGATAGAAGGTATATATAAATTATACGTTCTaccaaaaaaaattatcaaatgAAGTTCAAACCTAATTTTGGGATATCACAAGTTATCCCATCAAATTTGAAATTATTTTATTCCACTTcttagatgggataaattaatcCCGGAATAATTTAGTTTGCGTACCAAACGACCCATTTAAATATTATTTGAGCAGTTTTGATCTTTTAAGTTTGTAAAAGTGTTTATTTTAGTCTATGACCTATATTTGCCAATTTCTTATTGCCAAAATTTTGATGTGcaatttctattattttttaccccctttttttttttcttttgtctgTACAACTTATTATGTTGCGAATTTTGGGTTTTTGTTGGAATTTCTGATGTTTCtagttagattttttttttttctcactaTACCGATTAAGtttaataatcataatttgataaATAGCAGAAAGAGATTGAAAGCGTTCACTTCTAGCATACTTAAAGTGTTCAAATGATAGTTATAAGACTTTTTTGAACCTACAAAGATAGGTATCATTTTGTCATACTCGGGAATTCGCTTTCACAAATAGAGTACAGAATCACTCCATTCAATAATCATTGATACATTTCGGCCCTAAAGAATGGCGCAGGAATGCAAAGATTTGCCTGAAGAATGTTGGGAAGTGATAATCAATCGTATCCATCGCCAATCTGACTTGGAATCAGTTTCTTTGGTATGCAAACAGTTTCTTGCTATCACCAACCGTATACGCCTCCAGTTGTCTTTAATACACTACGATACCCTATCTAAACTCATTCACCGATTTCCCAATCTTACTTCCATTAATCTTAGTGATTTCGGACGTGATCTTAGTGATTTCCACGGTGATCTTGATTTTATTCTTTTTGACCTTGCCAATTGTGTTTCCAATCTACGACAACTTGATATCTCGAATCACCATAAATTACCCGTTGTGggattgaaggaattaaagggtTTGAGGGTTTTGAAATGTAGTAGTCTCACTTTTTTACGTGACACTGATTTGTATGTAATAGCTGAGTCGTTTCCGTTTTTGGAAGAGCTTGATATTAGCTATCCAGGTTATGCTGTGACTGATTCTGGGATTGAGGCTTCATCCGTTCATTTGAGGAATTTGCGTAAGATCAATATTTCTGGGAATTATGGTATTACTGATAGGTCCCTTGTTGCTCTTTCTATGAATTGTTTGAATTTACAAGCCATTCAGGTGGAGGACACTTCGGTAACTTTGGAAGGGATCCTTTCTATACAGCGTGCTTGTGCTTCTTTGAGTTGGATTTCAGTGTCCAAGATTCACAATGGTTTAGGTTTGGCTACTTCCAGCCGATCTTTACAAACACTTGAAGTTTCTGACTCGATTGTTACGGATGAATTACTCTTCTTGTTGGCCACAGCTTCTCTCCCGTTATCTAGGCTTTCACTTACTAAGTGTACAAATTTCACATTACGGGGTATCTCTTTTCTTCTGTATGAGTATCGGACACTTAAGTGCTTATCTCTGGTTAATGTAAAATTTTTGACTGATGAGTCTATGAATGATTTATCTCAATATCTACAAAGTCTTGTTACCATTGATCTCGGGGGTTGTGTGAAATTGACCATTTATACGTTCTTCACGCTTGCAAGAAATTGCCCTTCAATAGAAGATGTTAACATGGAAAATACTAGTATTGGGATGAAAAGGGGTTGTTTTCCTTATGGTGTGAAGAAACCAAGAATCAGGTCTGTTTGTTTAGCAAATAACCCCCACCTGAATGATGACTCTCTCACAAAAGTTGCTTTATTATGCCCCAACATGGAGAGTCTTAATGTGTACAGATGCAGAAGTGTTAAAGAGGCAGGTATTGCTTTTGCTCTTGTGGTGTGCAATCATATCAGGAACTTGGGATTTGGTAGATGTCAATTGATTAAAAATATAGGAAGAGGCCCTGAACTGCCTAATCTTGAGGTAATCAATGCAGCTGGTTCAGCATTAAGTGATGAAGGCCTGGCCATGATTGGGAGCAGATGTTCTCGCCTATTGAAGTTAAACTTGGATAACTGTGAAGAAGTGACAGCAGAGGGCATACAGGCAATGGTACAAAATTGTACGTCATTGAGAGAGGTAAACTTGACGGAGGAGTGTCTTCGTTTTGTGAGAGCTTGAGGGGATTTTCTTTGCACAGCGGATGTCCAGTTTCATTCAGCTAGTTTTTGTTGGGGTACCACATACTTTGAATGTTATTCCTTTGATTTCAaccattttccatcttctcccTTCTTTCTTGTCTGTCTTGTAATATGAGAACTCCAGACTTATTTTTGTATTACTGGATCAAGATTGAAATGCTACGATTACATAGAATATGCAGTATCCATACACATTTTTCACAGTAACATACTGTGTGGAACCCGCGCCCTCTCCAGTTGGGTGCGTGTGTGAGCCTGACTAGTAACTAGAATACTAATAAATTGCAGAAATTTGGGGGACATTGCATTGTGGAGCTGCTATACTTATGGTATCCAGGACCCTCTCGACATATTTCCTCCAGCATATTTTATTCCTGCTTTGTGATCGCAGTGGTCAGCATTTCTATATATAATTCTGAATATGCTTTGCAGTAATTTTTGTAAGTAGTATTCTGTCTGAAGTTTAATGTCTCGCCTTCATGCTTGAACATCATGCCATTATTTCTAGAGTAAGCCTCAGTTGGCTTGATATGCAGATGTCTGCTTGGTGTGAAAATATATGTAGTCAAATAATGTAATGCGAGTGTATGCATCGATAGAGCAAAGAGAGTTATGATATTCAAGCAATATGATCAACTACTATATAAAATAGTTACATTTTATCTGTATATATTTTCAGATAGAAACTAAGAAGGAATGAGGGTTGGCCCCAAAGAATCGGACACTGAAGAAACCTGTCAGAAAAGAATATTACTGCAACTAATTGGGATAGGATCTCTAACCTACGGTTGACATCTTCTCAAGGAGAAATCACCGATCCTAACTCCCCCCAGTACCTTCATGACTAAAAACCCATTTGCGCACGTTGTGTGTCGCAAGTTTCGAAGGAAGATCTGTAGTTACAGACTCCACAATTCATCCTATAACGGGGTTAGCCCTTACTAACTATAGATGCTTCTCGGTATACTTGTCTTTCTTTGTTGGAGGATGTCCGTATTATGCTTTTACTATTTCAGTTCACCCCACAAAGAATTTCAGTGATGGATCCCTTGCTAAATAGAATATTGAGGTCTGGATGTACAAATTTAGACTCAGAGCTGCGGCATCTTGCTTAGCTACTCTTCCAGAGATGTTGAAAATACTGCAACCTTGTTTGCAACTTTTTCCAGGAAGATGGGAATGGCTGGATTAGTTGGTGGGACCTCTTGCTGATACTCACCCGAACTCCCGTTATATGCAACATTTGCCTGCTGAGGGTGCAATTCAAACTGGAGAAAATGAAATCAGGCAGCTGGTTCAGCATTAAATGATGAAGGCTTGGCCATGATTGGGAGCAAATGTTCTCGCCTGTTGAAGTTAAACTTGGAGAACTGTAAAGGGGTGACAGCAGAGGGCATACAGGCAATGATGAAAAATTGTAGATCATTGAGAGAGAGAAACTTGAAGAAGTGTCCTCAAGTTAGTATCAATTCTAAGTAGTTTGGTGGTTTTGTCTCCATAACTAAGGAGAGTTATTCCGCCCTGTTGCTCTGCTTTTAGTGATCGCTTGAGGGGATTTTACTTGCACCACAGATGTCGAGTGTCATCAGGCTAGTTTTTGTTTGGTATATATATAGCACATACTATACACCATGTCCCATCTTCTGCCTTTGACTGCAGTGGTGTATTATAAGAATTCCAGATTTATTTTGTAAATCTGGATCAAGATTGAATCGCCAAGACTATTACGTAGAATATGCAGTATGTCATTAATGAAACATATTTTTTACAGTATAATATTGCGGTCGTACCCGCCCCCTCTCCCGCTGCGTGCGTATGTGAGCAGCTGTGTAGCTATTAAAAAACAGAATATAGAGAGTAATTTGCTAGCAATTTTTTGTTTTTCAAGTTCCACCAAGCTTCAGACCGAACTTGGAGTGACTGAATATTACAAACCTACTATAAGGAATGCAAAAACTAAAATTAATGAGCTTCCCTTGCTAGAATACTAATAAGAAGTTGCAGAAATTTGACTTGTGTTGCAGAGTTGCTGTACATATTTCCTCCAGCATATTTTATTCCTGCTTTGTGATGGCAGTGATCAGCATttctatatataaataattttagATATGCTTTACACTAATTTTTTTAGTAGTATTCTCAATGAACAAGCTCGATGAAACTAGGACACCATGCCACAACTATTTCAAAAGGAAGCCTCTGTTGGCTTGATATGCAGATGTTTGCTTGGTTTGAAAATATATGCAGCCAAATAATGTAATGCAAGTAGATGCATCAATGGAGCAAAGAGAGTAATGGTATTCAAGATATATGATGGACTACTATATAAAATAGTTACATTTTATCTGTAGATATTTCCAGAGAAACTAAGAAGGAATGAGGGTTGGCCCCAAAGAATCGGACACTGAAGAAACCTGTCAGAAAAGAATGTTACTGCAACTAATGAGTTAGGATCTCTAACCTACGGTTGACATCCGATCCTAACTACCCTCACTACCTTCATGACTAAAAATCCACTTGGGCAAGTTCTGTTTGGCAAGTGGTGAAGGAAGGTCCTTAGTTACAACTGACTCCATAATTCATCCTATAACAGGGTTAGCCCTTACTAGTTATAGATGCTTCTCATTATACTTGTCTTTCTTTGTTGGAAGATGCCTGTGTAATGCTTTAGTATTCAGTTCACTCCACAAAGAATTTCAGTGCTGGAATCCTCGCCAAATGGAATATTGAGGTCTGGAAGTACAAATTTAGACTCCAGAGTTGCAACATCTTGCTTCTCTTCCAGAGATGATGGCAATACTGCAATAGGAATGGCTGGATTACTTGGTAGAGCCACTTGCTGAAACTGACTGGAACTCCCGTCATATGCAACAATTGTACCTCTTTCATTTGCCTGCTGAGGGTGCAAATCAAGCTGGAGAAAAGGATATCAAGTTAGTATACAATTTCTATTCCTctattctttcttgatttgtagAGGAGAAAAACTAGGTAATGCTTGCTTATTCTTAGTTTCAGGCAGcaatcttatttttattttttcctgaAAAAAAGTTGCGTTGAAAAAGTAATTAGCAAATTAATCAAGAATATCCATCCACATGTTCAAGCTAAGATTCATCATTCGCGCTAACCATTAAGTGTCGTTGATTCACTTGCGAAGACAAATTCAGTCTACAAGAGAGGTGTGCATAGGATTAAATAGACCAGCCAAGAAGCCATAAAGGTTACccattttaccttcattcttTTCAGGTTTTGATTTGTATCCCTCTGTTTCTCCAAACTGGCGTGTACTATAGCTAATTCCTGCATAGAGTGGTGTTAATGCAGGAACTTAAACACAATTCAACTATAAGGACAAGCAATCACAAACAG
The nucleotide sequence above comes from Lycium barbarum isolate Lr01 chromosome 3, ASM1917538v2, whole genome shotgun sequence. Encoded proteins:
- the LOC132633051 gene encoding uncharacterized protein LOC132633051 is translated as MAQECKDLPEECWEVIINRIHRQSDLESVSLVCKQFLAITNRIRLQLSLIHYDTLSKLIHRFPNLTSINLSDFGRDLSDFHGDLDFILFDLANCVSNLRQLDISNHHKLPVVGLKELKGLRVLKCSSLTFLRDTDLYVIAESFPFLEELDISYPGYAVTDSGIEASSVHLRNLRKINISGNYGITDRSLVALSMNCLNLQAIQVEDTSVTLEGILSIQRACASLSWISVSKIHNGLGLATSSRSLQTLEVSDSIVTDELLFLLATASLPLSRLSLTKCTNFTLRGISFLLYEYRTLKCLSLVNVKFLTDESMNDLSQYLQSLVTIDLGGCVKLTIYTFFTLARNCPSIEDVNMENTSIGMKRGCFPYGVKKPRIRSVCLANNPHLNDDSLTKVALLCPNMESLNVYRCRSVKEAGIAFALVVCNHIRNLGFGRCQLIKNIGRGPELPNLEVINAAGSALSDEGLAMIGSRCSRLLKLNLDNCEEVTAEGIQAMVQNCTSLREVNLTEECLRFVRA